In one Musa acuminata AAA Group cultivar baxijiao chromosome BXJ2-5, Cavendish_Baxijiao_AAA, whole genome shotgun sequence genomic region, the following are encoded:
- the LOC103983669 gene encoding pentatricopeptide repeat-containing protein At1g03560, mitochondrial codes for MLRPSSLRSTSSPRVLFSSSHGVARRPLASAPSPLPPPEWIEPFLDVSDLTRHRGDPRNPSPWFPRVVSLVLASAPGSLPSDLASFCRRFLIRLSPAFVSHSLRSSDLRHRPDLALAFFRWAATQKKYPGHNLDSYVALIDILSSSDNKETSRIKELIAEIRARGNLLPAAPSAATSLIRSLGSTGMVEELLWVWRWMKESGVEPSLMCYNCLLDGLVNSMFVDSAEKVFEAMEANRVRPDVVSYNTLIKGYSKVGRTQKAVDRFVEMQEKKIQPDKITYLSLMQCHYSDGEFHECLVLYHEMEEKGLEIPTHAYSLVISGLCKEGKPFEGMAVLESMVRRGCKASVANYTVLIDSFAKSMNEDHAMMLFERMKNDGLEPDEVTYGVTINCLCKAEKLDKAMELFKFCKENGVLVNAIFYSSLIDGYGKAGLVDEAQGLFNEMIEQGFVPDSYCYNALIDAFGKAGRINEACALFKRMEMEGCDQTVYTYTILMDGLFKKHKNEEALKLWNMMIDKGITPTPAAFRALSKGLCLSGKFTRACKILDELAPMGIVPETAHENMINVLCKAGRFEQACQLADGIIGKGREVPGRVRTIMINALRKAGNADLAFKLVHSNIGIGYDRYGSIKRRVKFQTLLNS; via the coding sequence ATGCTCCGACCGAGCTCACTGCGATCAACCTCTTCCCCTCgagtcctcttctcctcctcccatgGCGTCGCCCGCCGCCCCCTCGCCTCCGCCCCTTCGCCGCTCCCTCCGCCGGAGTGGATCGAGCCCTTCCTCGACGTCTCCGACCTCACCCGCCACCGCGGTGACCCCCGAAACCCCTCCCCGTGGTTCCCCCGCGTCGTTTCGCTCGTCCTCGCTTCCGCCCCCGGCTCCCTCCCCTCCGACCTCGCCTCCTTCTGCCGCAGGTTCCTCATCCGCCTCTCCCCCGCCTTCGTCTCCCACTCCCTCCGCTCCTCCGACCTCCGCCACCGCCCCGATCTAGCCCTCGCGTTCTTTCGCTGGGCCGCCACCCAGAAAAAGTACCCCGGCCACAACCTCGACTCCTACGTCGCCCTGATCGACATCCTCTCCTCCTCCGACAATAAAGAAACCAGTCGGATCAAGGAACTCATAGCCGAGATCAGAGCCCGCGGGAATCTCCTCCCGGCGGCACCATCTGCAGCCACTTCTCTCATACGGAGCCTGGGGTCCACCGGCATGGTGGAGGAGTTGCTGTGGGTCTGGCGATGGATGAAGGAGAGTGGGGTCGAGCCGTCGCTCATGTGTTACAACTGTTTGTTGGATGGTCTGGTGAATTCGATGTTCGTGGATTCAGCGGAGAAGGTCTTTGAAGCGATGGAGGCGAACAGAGTTCGGCCTGATGTAGTTTCCTACAACACGCTAATCAAAGGTTACTCGAAAGTAGGAAGGACGCAGAAAGCAGTTGATAGGTTTGTGGAGATGCAGGAGAAGAAGATCCAGCCAGATAAGATTACGTATCTAAGTCTGATGCAATGCCATTACTCGGATGGGGAATTCCATGAATGCTTGGTGCTGTACCATGAGATGGAAGAGAAGGGATTGGAGATTCCGACTCATGCATACAGTTTGGTGATCAGTGGATTGTGCAAGGAGGGGAAGCCATTCGAGGGAATGGCGGTGTTGGAAAGCATGGTTAGGAGAGGTTGCAAGGCTAGTGTGGCAAATTATACTGTTCTCATTGATTCTTTTGCAAAGAGCATGAATGAGGATCATGCTATGATGTTGTTTGAGAGGATGAAGAATGATGGACTAGAGCCAGACGAAGTCACTTATGGGGTGACAATTAACTGCTTGTGCAAGGCTGAGAAGCTGGACAAAGCCATGGAATTGTTTAAATTCTGCAAAGAGAATGGTGTGCTGGTGAATGCAATATTCTACTCTAGCCTTATAGATGGGTATGGGAAAGCTGGGTTAGTTGATGAGGCACAAGGGCTTTTCAATGAGATGATAGAACAAGGTTTTGTGCCAGATTCATACTGCTATAATGCCCTTATTGATGCATTTGGAAAAGCAGGAAGGATCAATGAAGCTTGTGCACTATTCAAGAGAATGGAGATGGAGGGCTGTGATCAGACAGTTTATACATACACTATACTCATGGATGGGTTGTTTAAGAAACACAAGAATGAGGAGGCACTGAAGCTGTGGAATATGATGATCGATAAGGGGATAACTCCCACCCCTGCAGCTTTCCGTGCCCTTTCAAAGGGCCTGTGCCTTTCAGGAAAGTTCACCAGGGCTTGTAAAATACTGGATGAACTGGCTCCTATGGGAATAGTGCCTGAGACGGCCCATGAGAATATGATCAATGTGTTGTGTAAAGCAGGGCGATTTGAGCAAGCTTGCCAACTCGCTGATGGAATCATAGGTAAAGGCCGTGAGGTGCCGGGAAGAGTTCGAACCATTATGATCAATGCTCTGAGAAAAGCTGGAAATGCTGACTTGGCTTTCAAATTGGTTCACAGTAACATTGGTATTGGTTATGACAGATATGGCAGCATTAAAAGGAGAGTTAAGTTCCAGACTCTGTTGAATTCATAG
- the LOC103983670 gene encoding auxin-binding protein T92 — MSGVVDRGSLRFVFLLVAAIAADASAHCSGSGSPLVRNISNIPQSDFGRGGLAHATIAGAVSHGMKEVEVWLQTFSPGTHTPIHRHSCEEVFVVLKGKGTLLLGSSSFKYPGTPQEFHIYANSTFAVPVNDPHQVLNTDETEDLQLLVVISRPPVKVFIYEDWNMPHTAAKLKFPYYWDEECFHVKDEL, encoded by the exons atgagcggGGTTGTTGATCGCGGGAGTCTACGTTTCGTCTTCCTCCTTGTTGCGGCCATCGCGGCCGACGCGTCCGCGCACTGCTCCGGCAGCG GTTCTccattggtaagaaatataagcAATATACCTCAAAGTGACTTTGGAAGAGGAGGCTTGGCTCATGCCACTATTGCAGGTGCAGTTTCACATGGAATGAAAGAG gttGAGGTATGGCTTCAGACATTTTCACCAGGCACACATACACCAATTCACCGGCACTCTTGTGAAGAGGTATTTGTGGTTTTAAAAGGGAAGGGTACACTTTTACTTGGGTCAAGTTCATTTAAGTACCCTGGGACACCTCAGGAATTCCATATTTATGCAAATAGCACTTTTGCTGTCCCCGTGAATGATCCTCATCAG GTATTGAATACAGATGAGACCGAGGACTTGCAGTTGCTAGTTGTTATATCTCGTCCACCAGTCAAAGT GTTTATATATGAGGACTGGAATATGCCCCACACTGCAGCCAAGTTGAAGTTCCCTTATTATTGGGATGAAGAGTGTTTTCATGTCAAAGATGAGTTGTGA